The following are from one region of the Cystobacter ferrugineus genome:
- a CDS encoding zinc-binding dehydrogenase yields the protein MRDAAVGAGTPALWRVGQRVGVGRLGGHCHACDQCRRGQFQLCGNQPFVGTSQDGGYAEMMVARSTGLVAIPDALGSEEAAPLLCAGIATFNALKKSGAQAGDLVAIQGIGGLGHLAVQYARKMGFKVVAIGRGADIANDVLGLGAHTYVDSAQEDAVARLHEMGGAQVVMTTVTDSAAASALLPALAPRGTLLVVGVGKAPLTVSPGPLVVGERLVQGTITGTPFEAEKTLDFSVLANVLPRIETMPLERAGEAFARMKSGEAKFRMVLTMTEGR from the coding sequence GTGCGCGACGCCGCAGTGGGTGCCGGCACGCCCGCCCTCTGGAGGGTGGGCCAGCGCGTCGGCGTGGGCCGGCTCGGGGGGCACTGCCATGCATGCGACCAGTGCCGCCGCGGGCAGTTCCAGCTCTGCGGGAACCAGCCCTTCGTCGGCACCTCGCAGGACGGCGGCTATGCCGAGATGATGGTCGCGCGAAGCACCGGCCTGGTGGCAATCCCGGACGCGCTCGGCTCCGAGGAAGCCGCGCCCCTGCTGTGCGCGGGGATTGCGACCTTCAACGCCCTCAAGAAGTCGGGCGCGCAGGCAGGAGACCTCGTCGCCATCCAGGGCATCGGCGGCCTGGGTCACCTCGCAGTCCAGTATGCCCGCAAGATGGGCTTCAAGGTCGTGGCCATCGGGCGCGGCGCGGACATCGCGAATGACGTCCTCGGCCTGGGGGCGCACACCTATGTCGACAGCGCGCAGGAGGATGCTGTCGCCCGCCTCCACGAGATGGGCGGCGCCCAGGTCGTCATGACGACCGTCACGGACAGCGCCGCGGCATCGGCGCTCCTGCCGGCCCTGGCGCCGCGGGGAACTCTCCTCGTCGTAGGGGTCGGGAAGGCCCCGCTGACCGTCTCACCCGGCCCACTGGTGGTGGGCGAGCGGTTGGTGCAAGGGACCATCACCGGTACGCCGTTCGAGGCCGAGAAGACGCTGGACTTCAGCGTCCTCGCCAACGTCCTGCCGCGCATCGAGACGATGCCGCTCGAGAGGGCGGGCGAGGCCTTCGCGCGAATGAAGTCCGGCGAGGCGAAGTTCCGGATGGTGCTGACGATGACGGAGGGGCGCTGA
- a CDS encoding carboxymuconolactone decarboxylase family protein, translated as MKARRPNGELIGIDRVLLRSFPLATGWNELLRRVRADFSLPLEYRELIMLRVAVLNGADFEWGVHYPAYLQAGGTEEKCEAIKAQHVTSPLFNEKERALIALTDQSTRRVSVDANVILELTRLFGETGTVEAVATVAAYNMVSRFLVALAI; from the coding sequence ATGAAGGCCCGCCGTCCGAACGGCGAACTGATTGGCATTGATCGAGTTCTGTTGAGAAGCTTTCCACTTGCGACAGGATGGAACGAACTGCTGCGCCGCGTGCGCGCTGACTTCAGCCTGCCGCTGGAATATCGAGAACTGATCATGCTGCGCGTGGCCGTGCTGAACGGTGCCGACTTCGAGTGGGGCGTCCATTACCCAGCCTACCTGCAGGCCGGCGGCACCGAGGAAAAGTGTGAGGCCATCAAGGCACAGCACGTCACCAGCCCCTTGTTTAACGAGAAAGAGCGCGCCCTGATCGCCCTCACCGATCAGTCCACCAGGCGAGTCAGCGTGGACGCCAACGTCATTTTGGAGCTCACTCGTCTTTTCGGCGAGACCGGGACAGTCGAGGCCGTCGCCACAGTCGCGGCCTATAACATGGTCTCCCGCTTCCTCGTGGCACTGGCAATTTGA
- a CDS encoding AraC family transcriptional regulator produces MTWEAIEAPPGLAPPQPMTVRAQSIPARHYFPEHMHRWNQMAYAISGVLTVAVEGRSFVISPEQAVWLPTGLRHRIGSLLGAEFRSLWIADEAGCGLPMSPTVFGVTPLLKALIVEATALEGEEDRDGYARRVTDLILDQLRRARPLPGALPWPRGGSSLTALCEALYADPADPRGPEAWGRELGMSERTLARRFEAEVGMSLRSWRRRLRLFKAIELLGGGLDVTRTAMELGYGSTSAFVYAFRTDMGCSPQAYMRGRIGGMGAVLRERAGAEGSRRAADGCHEGCAPGRWRRGAAPLGTRRPR; encoded by the coding sequence ATGACATGGGAGGCAATCGAGGCACCACCCGGCCTGGCGCCGCCCCAACCGATGACCGTGCGCGCACAGTCGATCCCGGCGCGCCACTACTTCCCGGAGCACATGCACCGCTGGAACCAGATGGCTTACGCGATCTCTGGCGTGCTGACGGTGGCGGTGGAGGGGCGCTCCTTCGTGATCTCGCCGGAGCAGGCCGTCTGGCTACCGACAGGCCTGCGGCACCGGATCGGCTCACTGCTCGGGGCGGAGTTCCGCAGTCTCTGGATCGCCGACGAGGCCGGCTGTGGCCTCCCAATGAGTCCGACCGTGTTCGGCGTCACGCCGCTTCTGAAGGCTCTCATCGTCGAGGCCACCGCGCTCGAGGGAGAGGAGGATCGTGACGGCTATGCCCGCCGTGTGACGGACCTGATCCTTGACCAGCTCCGGCGCGCGCGACCCCTCCCGGGCGCGCTCCCGTGGCCACGCGGGGGATCATCCCTGACGGCGCTGTGCGAGGCGCTCTACGCGGACCCGGCCGACCCACGTGGGCCGGAGGCGTGGGGCCGGGAGCTTGGAATGTCGGAACGGACCCTGGCCCGCCGCTTCGAGGCGGAGGTGGGCATGAGCCTGCGCTCTTGGCGCCGCCGCCTGCGGCTGTTCAAGGCGATTGAACTGCTAGGCGGCGGCCTGGACGTGACCCGGACGGCCATGGAGCTCGGCTACGGCTCGACGTCCGCTTTCGTGTACGCGTTCCGTACCGACATGGGGTGCAGCCCCCAGGCCTACATGCGCGGGCGTATAGGCGGGATGGGGGCCGTGTTGAGGGAGAGAGCTGGAGCCGAGGGGTCGAGGAGGGCTGCTGACGGGTGCCACGAGGGCTGTGCGCCGGGCCGGTGGAGACGCGGTGCAGCCCCATTGGGCACACGCCGGCCCAGGTAG
- a CDS encoding tetratricopeptide repeat protein produces MTHLDSRGLPLSTTSDHAAERYREGSDLLLSTWPGAAEALEEAIAADPDFALAHAARARLHAIRAEPAKARARIATAEEMVARRGTERERSHVDILSLAINGQSAKALERALAHVDIWPRDILILSLPLGAFGLFAFSGMTDHDQARVELCERHARHFDADDWWFLTYRGWAHAENGNVTLGRTLTQRGYDLRTHNANAAHALAHVMYEGGAGEEAEKLIANWLPGYDHAGILHGHIAWHSALGALERGDPERALAIYAEYIQPSVSAGMPVNVVSDTASFLWRLQAYGHTVPAGLWEAAAAYAGGVFQKAGFAFADVHMALIAAATGDRAAVEQRVEALTGLLEAGALAAGPVVPAICRAALAFEEEDYAGCARLLEPLATEVVRIGGSGAQREVFEDMLLVALMRSGEAVKARELLGRRLHRRPSPRDTRWYGLLTA; encoded by the coding sequence ATGACCCACCTCGACAGCCGAGGCCTGCCACTCTCGACCACGTCCGACCACGCGGCCGAACGCTACCGGGAGGGGAGCGACCTGCTCCTCTCGACCTGGCCCGGTGCCGCGGAGGCCCTGGAGGAGGCAATCGCCGCCGACCCGGACTTCGCTCTCGCCCATGCGGCGCGCGCGCGCCTGCATGCCATCCGTGCCGAACCGGCGAAGGCCCGGGCGCGGATCGCGACGGCGGAAGAGATGGTCGCCCGGCGTGGGACCGAGCGGGAGCGGAGCCATGTGGACATCCTGTCCCTCGCCATCAACGGCCAGTCGGCAAAAGCGCTGGAGCGGGCGCTCGCACACGTCGACATCTGGCCGCGGGACATCCTGATCCTCTCGCTGCCTCTCGGCGCCTTCGGGCTCTTCGCCTTCTCCGGGATGACGGACCACGACCAGGCGCGCGTGGAGCTCTGCGAGCGCCATGCCCGGCACTTCGACGCCGACGATTGGTGGTTCCTCACCTACCGGGGCTGGGCCCATGCGGAGAACGGCAACGTGACGCTCGGCCGAACCCTCACGCAGCGCGGCTACGACCTGCGGACCCACAACGCGAACGCGGCACACGCGCTCGCGCACGTCATGTATGAGGGCGGCGCAGGCGAGGAAGCGGAGAAGCTGATCGCGAACTGGCTGCCGGGCTATGACCACGCCGGAATCCTCCATGGCCATATCGCCTGGCACTCGGCCCTCGGCGCCCTGGAGCGGGGTGATCCGGAGCGGGCCCTCGCAATCTACGCGGAGTACATCCAGCCGTCGGTTTCGGCCGGAATGCCGGTCAATGTGGTCAGCGACACCGCCTCTTTCCTGTGGCGGCTCCAGGCCTACGGCCACACGGTGCCGGCGGGGCTGTGGGAGGCGGCGGCGGCCTATGCTGGGGGAGTCTTCCAAAAGGCTGGCTTCGCCTTCGCTGATGTCCACATGGCCCTCATCGCGGCGGCGACCGGCGACAGGGCCGCGGTGGAGCAGCGCGTGGAGGCGTTGACGGGCCTGCTCGAGGCGGGGGCCCTGGCCGCCGGACCGGTGGTGCCGGCGATCTGCCGCGCCGCCCTTGCCTTCGAGGAGGAAGACTACGCGGGCTGCGCCCGCCTCCTGGAGCCGCTCGCGACCGAGGTCGTGCGTATCGGCGGCAGCGGCGCTCAGCGCGAGGTATTCGAGGACATGCTCCTCGTCGCCCTGATGCGGAGCGGCGAGGCCGTGAAGGCTCGTGAGCTTCTCGGCCGCCGCCTGCACCGCCGCCCGTCACCGCGCGACACGCGCTGGTATGGTCTGCTCACGGCCTGA